The proteins below come from a single Geobacillus thermoleovorans genomic window:
- a CDS encoding response regulator transcription factor codes for MDLRLSIRLEAILKEGWEMIRKHRDDIFSAWLDKCVELEDKQHAAAHPLRLAVDVFSSQWLDPMNDIDEWLASFRREWEKRNGELSPNQFTSILSMMENAVHEAIQSDGVVEFRVHQAVQYVFSKLLESVNASGCPEFDFEQFLSQIVSSKQLPIAWIAQLARTADGGFIVAKWHGSAADALTEEPMYGETIFALCERILSCIDASGTRLIPLPWGGDLLLVCAEGEDRLVTPFLLHTLEQFHAARKAAIRTKEQQLWKDAVLLFDQWIMRAKSLNEAIEYISTGFVAYLPFERCALFAYSSTHESGFGLYGYQLDNHDIKSIHEHIDSLPFIKQYIQQLQLLGRQMTNVPPIYVRHAAQGLPMKYVKQFQLESIVIAPIYAPSENRLIGAAILDCGPKTSFQLSNDLYTAVMKFGQSAGEILAKCSGGRSDLVQPTPHLSPREIEVLKLVAEGASTYEAAKRLHLSEYTVRDYVSAILQKMNAKNRTEAIVKAIRDGII; via the coding sequence ATGGACTTGCGCTTGTCAATCCGATTAGAAGCCATTTTGAAAGAAGGATGGGAGATGATTCGGAAGCACCGCGACGACATTTTCTCCGCTTGGCTGGACAAATGCGTCGAGCTAGAGGACAAGCAGCACGCTGCCGCCCATCCTTTGCGGCTTGCCGTTGACGTGTTCTCTTCGCAATGGCTTGATCCCATGAATGATATCGATGAATGGCTGGCGTCATTTCGCCGCGAGTGGGAAAAACGAAACGGCGAGCTGTCGCCCAACCAGTTCACCTCCATTTTATCGATGATGGAAAACGCGGTTCACGAAGCCATCCAATCGGACGGTGTTGTAGAATTTCGCGTTCATCAAGCCGTTCAGTACGTTTTTTCCAAACTTCTTGAGTCCGTCAATGCGTCTGGCTGCCCCGAATTCGATTTTGAGCAGTTTCTTTCGCAAATCGTTTCATCCAAGCAACTGCCGATCGCATGGATCGCCCAGCTGGCAAGGACAGCTGATGGCGGATTCATCGTCGCCAAATGGCATGGAAGCGCGGCCGATGCGCTCACAGAAGAACCGATGTATGGAGAAACGATTTTCGCTTTATGTGAACGTATTCTTTCCTGCATCGATGCGAGTGGAACGCGATTGATTCCGCTCCCATGGGGGGGCGATCTGTTGCTCGTTTGCGCGGAAGGGGAAGATCGGCTCGTCACCCCGTTTCTTCTTCACACCCTCGAACAGTTTCATGCCGCCCGGAAGGCTGCCATCCGCACAAAAGAGCAGCAGCTTTGGAAAGACGCCGTCTTGTTGTTTGACCAATGGATTATGCGGGCCAAATCGCTGAACGAAGCGATCGAGTACATTTCAACCGGATTTGTCGCTTACTTGCCATTTGAACGATGTGCCCTGTTCGCCTATTCAAGCACTCATGAAAGCGGATTCGGACTGTACGGCTATCAGCTGGACAATCATGACATCAAAAGCATTCACGAACACATCGACAGCCTTCCGTTCATTAAGCAATACATCCAACAGCTGCAGCTGCTCGGCCGCCAGATGACGAACGTGCCGCCCATTTATGTCCGCCATGCGGCGCAAGGATTGCCGATGAAATACGTCAAGCAGTTTCAACTGGAATCGATCGTCATCGCTCCCATTTACGCGCCGTCGGAAAATCGGCTTATCGGCGCCGCCATTTTGGATTGCGGGCCGAAGACGTCCTTTCAATTGTCCAATGATCTTTACACGGCAGTGATGAAATTCGGACAAAGCGCGGGGGAGATTTTGGCCAAATGCAGCGGAGGGCGTTCCGATCTCGTTCAGCCGACGCCGCATTTATCGCCGCGGGAAATCGAAGTGCTGAAGCTCGTCGCCGAAGGAGCATCGACGTACGAAGCGGCGAAACGGCTTCATTTGAGCGAATACACGGTGCGCGATTACGTGTCCGCCATTTTGCAAAAAATGAACGCCAAAAACAGGACAGAAGCCATCGTCAAAGCGATTCGCGACGGAATCATTTAA
- a CDS encoding DUF6114 domain-containing protein, translated as MAVVLSLLVWFFSNRPTAMVRMKYGAAAFLPGMLVGGSQWVSLGAVGAVVGGIASSVLAAFLAHDIIEKQEEQGRYIRTRFHYIWLFFGGSVATFCALNAFFAVEQAVPWQTWVRSIPMVVQTSVVLAVVLLGSVICVGWKKRNAETWQQAWTSARRPRGVLVVGGMVAIIAASLFHYGFLSVHTAARFVGPLLSYAFGWMLPCAVGYLLAANRRRPVLGSVLAMIGAVFVLIVGISVFPMLLLPGSGLMWAGLVTGLVMIVLAILSIIKPQSHVVLGSFLILASILSFVGAAGGLIIGGIIGLLGGALVAGWNGRQAGETDSDYPPPASPLPNRSSTMTG; from the coding sequence TTGGCGGTCGTTCTCTCCTTGCTTGTCTGGTTCTTTTCTAACCGTCCAACGGCGATGGTCCGCATGAAATACGGAGCGGCTGCTTTTTTGCCGGGGATGCTTGTTGGTGGCAGCCAATGGGTGTCGCTTGGGGCTGTCGGCGCTGTGGTGGGAGGGATAGCAAGCAGCGTGCTGGCTGCTTTTTTGGCACATGACATCATCGAGAAGCAGGAAGAACAAGGACGATACATTCGCACACGGTTTCATTATATTTGGTTGTTTTTTGGAGGATCCGTTGCGACGTTTTGTGCTTTGAACGCCTTTTTTGCCGTTGAGCAGGCGGTGCCGTGGCAAACATGGGTGCGCTCCATTCCTATGGTGGTTCAGACATCGGTCGTTCTGGCTGTCGTGCTGCTTGGGTCTGTCATTTGCGTCGGTTGGAAAAAGAGAAACGCTGAAACTTGGCAGCAAGCGTGGACGTCTGCCCGCCGCCCGAGAGGAGTGCTAGTGGTTGGTGGAATGGTGGCCATCATCGCCGCTTCGCTTTTCCATTACGGCTTTTTGTCTGTCCATACCGCCGCCCGCTTCGTCGGTCCTCTGTTGTCGTATGCCTTCGGTTGGATGTTGCCGTGTGCTGTCGGGTATTTGCTTGCCGCCAACCGCCGTCGCCCTGTTTTAGGATCGGTGCTGGCGATGATTGGTGCGGTGTTTGTCTTGATTGTAGGTATCAGTGTGTTTCCAATGTTGTTACTTCCTGGAAGTGGACTGATGTGGGCTGGGCTGGTAACGGGGTTGGTGATGATCGTTTTGGCCATTTTAAGCATCATCAAGCCGCAAAGCCATGTGGTACTCGGCAGTTTTCTCATTCTTGCTTCCATTCTTTCGTTTGTCGGTGCAGCCGGCGGCCTGATCATCGGGGGCATCATCGGTCTTTTGGGCGGTGCGCTGGTGGCGGGATGGAACGGACGGCAAGCGGGGGAGACGGACAGCGACTATCCTCCTCCCGCTTCACCTCTTCCCAACCGCTCATCAACGATGACGGGATGA
- a CDS encoding DUF6230 family protein: MGNLFAVNPKRFAIAGGTGFLAVIALVAMLLLSGTAFAAFPLSGVGGFTISADKITGTGFKLYPAIGETEQTGAWGQAAIDLASANITNLVLAKNINTESALGAYGIKSIDVVVTGGNVSGQNLRLRVTGIQTDSTSFAGLEVQEHKTDNPLNVIDMSAPNLTLDKPSLNTHYLSAGSITIPNMKVKLIANMKDGSRIGDF; this comes from the coding sequence ATGGGGAACTTGTTTGCGGTCAATCCAAAACGATTTGCGATTGCGGGCGGAACGGGATTTCTCGCAGTCATCGCCCTAGTTGCTATGTTGCTTCTGTCAGGGACGGCGTTTGCCGCGTTTCCGCTGTCAGGCGTCGGCGGATTTACGATCAGCGCAGATAAAATTACGGGCACCGGATTTAAACTGTATCCTGCCATCGGTGAAACGGAACAAACAGGGGCCTGGGGACAGGCAGCCATCGACTTGGCGTCGGCGAACATCACGAATTTGGTGCTGGCGAAAAACATTAACACTGAATCGGCTCTCGGCGCTTATGGTATTAAAAGCATCGATGTCGTCGTCACCGGCGGCAATGTAAGTGGGCAAAATTTGAGACTGCGCGTCACCGGCATTCAAACGGACAGCACGTCATTTGCCGGCTTGGAGGTGCAAGAGCATAAAACCGACAACCCACTCAATGTCATAGACATGAGCGCGCCGAACTTGACGCTTGACAAACCGAGCTTGAATACGCATTACCTGTCGGCGGGCTCGATCACCATTCCGAACATGAAGGTGAAATTGATTGCCAACATGAAAGATGGAAGCCGGATCGGCGACTTTTAA
- a CDS encoding R2-like ligand-binding oxidase has translation MTSLQRRRKAMTRHDGFQTVKGTIDWEHPMYKLYEKAKRNGKWNPADIDFSQDKEDFARLTSEEKIVALPLVAGFSAGEEAVTLDILPMTNALARQGRLEDVLFLTTFMHDEAKHVEMFSRWQQAVGIGQMDLSVFHNDHYKRIFYEALPEAMDRLYTDDSPQAIIRAATVYNMIVEGTLAESGYYTFRQIHKKAGLFPGLLQGIDYLNMDEGRHIQFGLYTIQRLVNEDERYYDLFIQYMDELWPHVVGYVAYLTELGQRQQQLARTSTLEIDYEMLNNYVIKQFNIRKKQISRTKRYDSVEELEKTSAES, from the coding sequence ATCACTAGCCTTCAAAGGAGGAGAAAAGCGATGACTCGCCATGATGGATTTCAAACGGTGAAAGGAACGATCGATTGGGAGCATCCGATGTACAAATTGTATGAAAAAGCGAAGCGGAATGGGAAATGGAACCCGGCTGACATTGATTTCAGCCAAGACAAAGAAGATTTCGCCCGTTTGACAAGCGAAGAAAAGATCGTGGCGCTGCCGCTCGTCGCCGGCTTTTCCGCCGGAGAAGAGGCGGTGACGCTCGATATTTTGCCGATGACGAACGCCCTCGCGCGCCAAGGGCGGCTCGAGGATGTCCTGTTTTTAACGACGTTTATGCACGACGAAGCGAAACATGTCGAGATGTTTTCCCGCTGGCAACAAGCCGTTGGCATTGGACAAATGGACTTGTCCGTCTTCCATAACGACCATTACAAACGAATCTTTTACGAAGCGCTGCCGGAAGCGATGGATCGATTGTATACCGACGACTCGCCGCAAGCGATCATCCGCGCCGCCACGGTGTACAACATGATTGTCGAAGGAACACTTGCCGAATCGGGGTATTATACATTCCGGCAAATTCACAAAAAAGCTGGGCTGTTCCCAGGGCTGCTGCAAGGCATCGATTATTTGAACATGGACGAGGGCCGCCATATTCAGTTTGGTCTGTACACGATCCAGCGGCTTGTCAACGAAGACGAGCGGTATTACGATTTGTTCATCCAATATATGGATGAATTATGGCCTCATGTTGTCGGCTATGTCGCCTATTTGACCGAGCTCGGACAGCGCCAGCAGCAGCTCGCCCGCACATCTACGTTAGAAATCGATTATGAGATGCTGAACAACTATGTTATCAAGCAGTTCAACATCCGCAAAAAACAAATCAGCCGCACGAAGCGGTATGACAGCGTCGAGGAACTGGAAAAAACATCTGCCGAGTCCTAG
- a CDS encoding aldehyde dehydrogenase family protein: MISAQTTEADLWIDGEWRPSSSGERFDVIDPATGEVTARVANAGEDDVDAAVAVAQEAFLDQRWLAIPPLERGRILRRIAELIRQHHDELARLMTRENGMPINMARFIEIPLAADCFDFFASLVVKPQGEVLPFSVAGAAPDYMAWTMKEPIGVAGLITPWNFPLLMPAWKIAPALAAGCTMVLKPAPETPLTALKLAELCQEAGVPDGVVNVLPGRDEAGKALVRHPNVPKIAFTGETATGRHILQAAAPHIKRVTLELGGKSPNIIFADADLEQAAKSALFGVFYNSGQVCQAGSRILVERPAYETFVQLLADRANTLRLGPGMSARTDIGPVVSREQYDKVLRYIGIGGQEGAKLVAGGSARSELGGYFIEPTVFADVKPSMRIAREEIFGPVAAVIPFEDEEEAASIANDTMYGLAAAVWTNDIKRALRLARRVKSGTVWINTYQVLSPTVPFGGYKQSGLGRELGMQALEPYLETKTVICDLNDRPMTLF; the protein is encoded by the coding sequence TGGCGAACGGTTTGACGTCATCGATCCAGCGACGGGCGAAGTGACGGCACGCGTCGCCAACGCTGGGGAAGACGATGTTGACGCGGCGGTTGCTGTCGCACAAGAGGCGTTTTTGGATCAGCGCTGGCTGGCGATTCCGCCGCTCGAGCGCGGGCGCATCTTGCGCCGCATTGCTGAGCTGATCCGCCAGCATCACGATGAGCTGGCCCGGCTGATGACAAGGGAAAACGGCATGCCGATCAACATGGCGCGGTTTATCGAAATTCCGCTCGCCGCCGATTGTTTCGACTTTTTCGCCTCGCTTGTCGTCAAGCCGCAAGGAGAGGTGCTGCCGTTTTCCGTTGCCGGCGCGGCGCCCGATTATATGGCGTGGACGATGAAAGAGCCGATCGGGGTGGCGGGACTGATTACGCCATGGAACTTCCCGCTTTTGATGCCGGCATGGAAAATCGCCCCGGCGCTGGCGGCGGGCTGTACGATGGTGCTAAAACCGGCGCCGGAAACGCCGCTAACGGCGCTCAAACTTGCCGAACTTTGCCAGGAAGCCGGCGTGCCGGACGGCGTCGTCAACGTTCTGCCGGGGCGGGATGAGGCGGGCAAAGCGCTCGTCCGCCATCCGAACGTGCCGAAAATCGCGTTTACCGGCGAGACGGCAACGGGGCGCCATATCTTGCAGGCGGCCGCTCCCCACATTAAGCGGGTGACGCTCGAGCTGGGCGGCAAGTCGCCGAACATCATTTTTGCCGATGCCGATCTCGAACAGGCGGCAAAAAGCGCGCTGTTTGGCGTGTTCTACAACTCCGGGCAAGTATGCCAGGCCGGGAGCCGCATTTTAGTCGAACGGCCGGCGTACGAAACGTTCGTCCAGCTGCTGGCCGACCGGGCCAACACATTGCGGCTCGGCCCCGGAATGAGCGCGCGCACCGACATTGGTCCGGTCGTCAGCCGCGAGCAGTACGACAAAGTGCTGCGCTACATCGGTATCGGCGGGCAGGAGGGAGCGAAACTGGTGGCCGGGGGGAGCGCACGGTCGGAGCTTGGCGGCTACTTTATCGAGCCAACGGTCTTTGCCGATGTCAAACCGTCGATGCGCATCGCCCGTGAAGAAATTTTTGGCCCGGTGGCGGCGGTTATTCCGTTCGAGGATGAAGAAGAAGCCGCTTCCATTGCCAATGATACGATGTATGGCTTGGCAGCAGCGGTGTGGACGAACGACATCAAGCGGGCGCTCCGCTTAGCGCGCCGGGTGAAAAGCGGAACCGTCTGGATCAACACGTATCAAGTGCTGTCGCCGACGGTCCCGTTTGGCGGCTATAAGCAAAGCGGCCTCGGCCGCGAGCTCGGGATGCAGGCGCTTGAGCCGTATTTGGAGACGAAAACCGTCATTTGTGACTTAAACGACCGGCCGATGACTTTGTTTTAA